The Saccharopolyspora gloriosae genome has a segment encoding these proteins:
- the ileS gene encoding isoleucine--tRNA ligase: MAYPKVRFGGTSAEGPAQERPDQERPAQDQPAPARGVAAQPSFPQIEREVLDFWSGDKTFQESVQAREAGTNGSNEFVFYDGPPFANGLPHYGHLLTGYVKDAVPRYQTMRGRRVERRFGWDCHGLPAEVEAEKQLGITSKSEIETMGVAEFNEACRASVLRYTGDWEDYVTRQARWVDFDNDYKTLDLDYMESVMWAFKTLWDKGLIYEGFRVLWYCWRCETPLSNTETRMDDTYRQRQDPAVTVGLRLTAPGKAFDGALALVWTTTPWTLPSNLAAAVHPDVDYVLVEPGQGAERYVLAEARLGAYARELGEDVADRVVARFTGNDLLGTNYRPPFDFFTGRANAHQVLAADYVTTEDGTGIVHIAPAFGEDDKLVTDAHGIEPVVPVDAHGRFTAEVAPYEGLQVFEANKPIIRDLKESGLLLRHETYDHPYPHCWRCDNALIQRAVSSWFVGVSQFRDRMVELNQQINWVPSHIRDGQFGKWLSNARDWNISRNRYWGSPLPVWVSDDPAFPRTDVYGSLDELERDFGVRPADLHRPNIDELTRPNPDDPSGESTMRRVPEVLDCWFESGAMPFAQVHYPFENAEWFEHHYPGDFIVEYNGQTRGWFYTLHVLATALFDRPAFANVAAHGIVLGDDGMKMSKSKRNYPDVNEVFDRDGSDAMRWFLMSSPILRGGDLVVTERGIRDAVRQAVLPLWNSWYFLALYANAEGVEGKRRVDSTHVLDRYVLAKTHELVGDVQAAMDVFDLAGACGSVRDFLEVLTNWYVRRSRDRFWAGDADAVDTLHTVLEVVSRVVAPLLPLTAEAVWRGLTGGRSVHLTDWPLVDELPADPALVSAMDQVRQVCSSALALRKANTLRVRLPLSKLVVAVPEAESLRPFADLVRDEVNVKEVELTTDVAAHGRFEIAVNARAAGPRLGKDVQRVIKAVKSGNWTRTPAGAVVADGTELQEGEFTERLVSTDDGAAAALPDGGGLVVLDCAVTPELAAEGVARDVVRVVQQARRDAGFEVSDRIRVTVSAPADVLAAVDAHREFIAAETLADAVGTGAVDGGFAGSVGDGVAVSVGVERV, encoded by the coding sequence ATGGCATATCCGAAGGTCCGATTCGGCGGCACGTCCGCCGAGGGTCCCGCCCAGGAGCGCCCGGATCAGGAGCGCCCGGCCCAAGATCAACCGGCCCCGGCTCGCGGAGTCGCCGCGCAACCGTCGTTCCCGCAGATCGAGCGGGAAGTGCTCGACTTCTGGTCCGGGGACAAGACGTTCCAGGAGAGCGTGCAGGCGCGGGAAGCCGGAACGAACGGCTCGAACGAGTTCGTCTTCTACGACGGCCCGCCTTTCGCGAACGGCCTCCCGCACTACGGGCACCTGCTCACCGGGTACGTGAAGGACGCGGTGCCGCGGTACCAGACGATGCGCGGCCGCCGGGTGGAGCGCCGGTTCGGCTGGGACTGCCACGGCCTGCCCGCCGAGGTCGAAGCGGAAAAGCAGCTCGGCATCACCTCCAAGTCCGAGATCGAGACGATGGGCGTCGCCGAGTTCAACGAGGCCTGCCGCGCCTCGGTGCTGCGCTACACCGGCGACTGGGAGGACTACGTCACGCGCCAGGCGCGGTGGGTGGACTTCGACAACGACTACAAGACGCTCGACCTGGACTACATGGAAAGCGTCATGTGGGCGTTCAAGACCCTGTGGGACAAGGGTCTGATCTACGAGGGCTTCCGGGTGCTCTGGTACTGCTGGCGGTGCGAGACGCCGCTGTCGAACACCGAGACGCGGATGGACGACACCTACCGGCAGCGCCAGGATCCGGCGGTGACGGTGGGCCTTCGGCTCACCGCGCCGGGCAAGGCGTTCGACGGCGCGCTGGCGCTGGTGTGGACGACGACTCCGTGGACGTTGCCGTCGAACCTGGCGGCCGCGGTGCACCCGGACGTGGACTACGTGCTGGTCGAGCCGGGGCAGGGCGCCGAGCGCTACGTGCTGGCCGAAGCCAGGTTGGGCGCGTACGCGCGGGAACTCGGCGAGGACGTCGCGGACCGCGTGGTCGCCCGATTCACCGGCAACGACCTGCTGGGCACGAACTACCGGCCGCCGTTCGACTTCTTCACCGGGCGTGCGAACGCGCACCAGGTGCTGGCGGCGGACTACGTCACCACCGAGGACGGCACCGGCATCGTGCACATCGCACCCGCCTTCGGTGAGGACGACAAGCTCGTCACCGACGCGCACGGCATCGAACCGGTCGTCCCGGTCGACGCGCACGGCAGGTTCACCGCCGAGGTCGCGCCGTACGAAGGCCTGCAGGTGTTCGAAGCCAACAAGCCGATCATCCGGGACCTCAAGGAATCCGGGCTGCTGCTGCGGCACGAGACCTACGACCACCCGTATCCGCACTGCTGGCGCTGCGACAACGCGCTGATCCAGCGTGCCGTGTCGTCCTGGTTCGTGGGCGTGTCCCAGTTCCGGGACCGGATGGTCGAGCTCAACCAGCAGATCAACTGGGTGCCCTCGCACATCCGGGACGGCCAGTTCGGCAAGTGGCTGTCCAACGCGAGGGACTGGAACATCTCGCGGAACCGGTACTGGGGTTCGCCGCTGCCCGTGTGGGTCTCCGACGATCCGGCGTTCCCGCGCACCGACGTGTACGGCTCGCTGGACGAGCTGGAACGCGACTTCGGGGTGCGGCCCGCGGATCTGCACCGGCCGAACATCGACGAGCTGACCAGGCCGAACCCGGACGACCCCTCGGGCGAGTCCACGATGCGCCGGGTGCCGGAAGTGCTGGACTGCTGGTTCGAATCCGGCGCGATGCCGTTCGCTCAGGTGCACTACCCGTTCGAGAACGCGGAGTGGTTCGAGCACCACTACCCGGGCGATTTCATCGTCGAGTACAACGGCCAGACCCGCGGCTGGTTCTACACGTTGCACGTGCTGGCCACCGCGCTGTTCGACCGGCCCGCGTTCGCCAACGTGGCCGCGCACGGCATCGTGCTCGGCGACGACGGCATGAAGATGTCGAAGTCGAAGCGGAACTATCCGGACGTCAACGAGGTGTTCGACCGGGACGGCTCGGACGCGATGCGCTGGTTCCTGATGTCCAGCCCCATCCTGCGCGGCGGTGACCTGGTGGTCACCGAACGCGGCATCCGGGACGCGGTGCGCCAGGCGGTGCTGCCGCTGTGGAACTCCTGGTACTTCCTGGCGCTGTACGCGAACGCCGAGGGCGTCGAGGGCAAGCGGCGGGTGGACAGCACGCACGTGCTGGATCGCTACGTGCTGGCCAAGACGCACGAGCTGGTGGGCGACGTGCAGGCCGCGATGGACGTCTTCGACCTGGCGGGTGCCTGCGGCAGCGTCCGGGACTTCCTGGAGGTGCTGACGAACTGGTACGTGCGGCGCTCCCGGGACCGGTTCTGGGCCGGGGACGCCGACGCGGTGGACACGCTGCACACCGTGCTGGAGGTGGTCAGCCGGGTGGTGGCTCCGCTGTTGCCGCTGACCGCGGAAGCCGTGTGGCGCGGGCTCACCGGCGGCCGATCGGTGCACCTGACGGATTGGCCGCTGGTCGACGAGCTGCCCGCCGACCCGGCGCTGGTCTCGGCGATGGACCAGGTGCGGCAGGTGTGCTCCTCGGCGCTGGCCCTGCGCAAGGCGAACACGCTGCGGGTGCGGTTGCCGCTGTCGAAGCTGGTGGTGGCGGTGCCGGAGGCCGAGTCGCTGCGGCCGTTCGCCGACCTGGTGCGCGACGAGGTCAACGTCAAGGAGGTCGAGCTGACCACCGACGTGGCCGCGCACGGCCGGTTCGAGATCGCCGTGAACGCGCGTGCCGCCGGACCTCGACTGGGCAAGGACGTCCAGCGGGTGATCAAGGCCGTGAAGTCCGGGAACTGGACTCGCACCCCGGCGGGCGCGGTGGTGGCCGACGGGACCGAGCTGCAGGAAGGTGAGTTCACCGAACGCCTGGTGTCCACCGATGACGGTGCGGCGGCTGCGCTGCCGGACGGCGGCGGACTCGTGGTGCTGGACTGCGCGGTCACTCCGGAGCTGGCGGCCGAGGGCGTGGCGCGGGACGTGGTCCGGGTCGTGCAGCAGGCACGCCGGGACGCCGGTTTCGAGGTTTCGGACCGGATCCGGGTGACGGTCTCCGCGCCGGCGGACGTGCTTGCCGCGGTCGACGCGCACCGGGAGTTCATCGCGGCGGAGACGCTGGCGGACGCCGTGGGAACCGGTGCGGTCGACGGTGGCTTCGCGGGCAGCGTCGGCGACGGTGTCGCCGTGTCGGTCGGCGTCGAACGCGTCTGA
- a CDS encoding aminotransferase class V-fold PLP-dependent enzyme, giving the protein MVDSVPAVPAVVGAQLRVPLVTGDSIEYANLDHGASAPCLNAVRDAVNELLPWYASVHRGAGFASQVCTRVYEGARDVLRRFVGARRTDSVIFTRNTTDALNLLAAALPADTSVVVFDTEHHAALLPWGGDRVRRLGIPDSPQDAVRLLDEALAECTDGPKLAVLTGASNVTGEVWPVAELARVARRHGARTVLDAAQLAPHRPVRIAELGVDHAVLSGHKLYAPFGAGALIGRDDWLDTATPYLAGGGATRSVPESGEIDWNTGPERHEAGSPNTVGVHALATACAALTEHAEAIAWHEELLLERLRNGLRGVPGLRELSLFGAEHDRVGVVSFVVDGQDPGLLAAALAAEHGIGVRDGLFCAHRAVRHLLAGTDEQRAVRISLGLGTTVEHVDRIVRALCGLIADGPQWRYEQVDGRWAPVDDPREFPAVLV; this is encoded by the coding sequence ATTGTGGACTCCGTCCCGGCGGTTCCCGCCGTGGTCGGCGCGCAGCTGCGAGTTCCGCTGGTCACCGGTGATTCGATCGAATACGCGAACCTCGATCACGGTGCCAGCGCGCCCTGCCTGAACGCGGTGCGCGACGCCGTGAACGAGCTGCTGCCCTGGTACGCCAGCGTGCACCGCGGCGCCGGATTCGCCTCGCAGGTCTGCACGCGGGTGTACGAGGGCGCTCGGGACGTGCTGCGCCGGTTCGTCGGCGCCCGCCGCACCGACTCGGTGATCTTCACCCGGAACACCACCGATGCGCTGAACCTGCTCGCGGCGGCGCTGCCCGCGGACACCTCGGTGGTGGTCTTCGACACCGAGCACCACGCCGCGCTGCTGCCGTGGGGCGGGGACCGGGTGCGGCGGCTCGGGATTCCCGACAGCCCGCAGGACGCGGTGCGACTGCTCGACGAGGCGCTCGCCGAATGCACCGACGGGCCGAAACTGGCCGTGCTCACCGGTGCCTCCAACGTGACCGGCGAGGTGTGGCCGGTCGCCGAACTCGCGCGGGTCGCCCGGCGGCACGGGGCGCGCACCGTCCTCGACGCCGCCCAGCTCGCCCCGCACCGCCCGGTGCGGATCGCGGAACTCGGCGTGGACCACGCGGTGCTGTCCGGGCACAAGCTGTACGCGCCGTTCGGCGCGGGCGCGCTCATCGGCCGCGACGACTGGCTGGACACGGCCACGCCGTACCTGGCGGGCGGCGGCGCGACCCGTTCGGTGCCGGAAAGCGGTGAGATCGACTGGAACACCGGCCCGGAACGCCACGAGGCGGGCTCGCCGAACACCGTGGGCGTGCACGCGCTCGCCACGGCCTGCGCGGCGCTGACCGAGCACGCGGAGGCGATCGCCTGGCACGAGGAACTGCTGCTGGAGCGGCTGCGCAACGGACTTCGCGGCGTGCCGGGGCTGCGGGAGCTGAGCCTGTTCGGTGCCGAGCACGACCGGGTCGGCGTGGTGAGCTTCGTCGTGGACGGCCAGGACCCCGGCCTGCTCGCGGCGGCCTTGGCGGCCGAGCACGGGATCGGCGTGCGAGACGGGCTGTTCTGCGCGCACCGGGCGGTGCGGCACCTGCTGGCCGGTACCGATGAGCAGCGCGCGGTCCGCATCAGCCTCGGGCTCGGCACCACCGTCGAACACGTGGACCGCATCGTGCGAGCACTGTGCGGCTTGATCGCCGACGGGCCGCAGTGGCGCTACGAGCAGGTCGACGGACGCTGGGCTCCGGTGGACGACCCCCGGGAGTTCCCGGCCGTGCTGGTGTGA
- the lspA gene encoding signal peptidase II translates to MGRVNTEQSDPDRPGANSATSGAGAPEPGSDASGATEQASGAEQAEPGTGDTAVRSPRPRKLLALLFGVAAVLLAADVFTKIAAVAALENQPPMKLFGGAVYLVLVRNPGAAFSLATGLTWLLALLAIAVVGVIVWLAPKLRSTGWAIGLGLVLGGACGNLGDRLFRAPGPLRGHVVDFVSLFAPDGSVWPVFNVADSSIVCGGILVVLMSLLGRDYDGTVHVRKKREDKA, encoded by the coding sequence ATGGGCCGAGTGAACACCGAGCAGTCCGACCCCGACCGGCCCGGAGCGAACTCCGCCACGAGCGGAGCGGGCGCCCCTGAGCCGGGATCCGACGCGTCGGGAGCAACCGAACAGGCCTCCGGTGCGGAGCAGGCTGAACCGGGAACGGGAGACACCGCCGTGCGCTCGCCGCGGCCGCGCAAGCTGCTCGCGCTGCTGTTCGGGGTCGCCGCCGTGCTGCTCGCCGCGGACGTGTTCACGAAGATCGCCGCGGTCGCGGCACTGGAGAACCAGCCCCCGATGAAGCTGTTCGGGGGCGCCGTCTACCTCGTGCTGGTGCGCAATCCGGGGGCGGCGTTCTCGCTGGCCACCGGGTTGACCTGGCTGCTGGCGCTGCTGGCGATCGCGGTCGTCGGCGTGATCGTGTGGCTGGCGCCGAAGCTGCGCTCCACCGGCTGGGCCATCGGGCTCGGCCTGGTGCTCGGCGGGGCCTGCGGCAATCTGGGTGACCGGCTGTTCCGGGCTCCGGGACCGCTGCGCGGGCACGTCGTGGACTTCGTGTCGCTGTTCGCGCCGGACGGCAGCGTGTGGCCGGTGTTCAACGTCGCGGACTCCTCCATCGTGTGCGGCGGCATCCTCGTGGTGCTCATGTCGCTGCTCGGGCGGGACTACGACGGCACCGTGCACGTGCGCAAGAAGCGTGAGGACAAGGCGTGA
- a CDS encoding RluA family pseudouridine synthase, translated as MLPVPDGLEGMRVDAGLAKLLGMSRNTMAGLAESGEVLLDGAQVGKSDRLIAGGLLEVTLPAARPEPEVVAVPVDGLKILHQDDDIVVVDKPIGVAVHPSPGWEGPTVIGGLAAAGVRIATSGAAERQGVVHRLDAGTTGVMVAAKSEHAYTVLKRAFKERTVEKRYHALVQGHPDPSSGTIDAPIDRHPRHDYKFAVVSGGKPSITHYETVEAFRAASLVDVKLETGRTHQIRVHFSAVRHPCAGDLTYGADPVLARKLGLTRQWLHARMLGFEHPADGEWVTFTSEYPADLQDALDVLHAQDS; from the coding sequence ATGCTTCCGGTTCCGGACGGGCTGGAAGGCATGAGGGTCGATGCGGGCCTGGCGAAACTGCTCGGGATGTCCCGGAACACGATGGCCGGGCTCGCCGAATCCGGGGAAGTGCTGCTCGACGGCGCCCAGGTCGGCAAGTCCGATCGGCTCATCGCGGGCGGGCTGCTGGAAGTCACGCTGCCCGCGGCCAGGCCCGAACCCGAGGTCGTCGCCGTCCCGGTGGACGGACTGAAGATCCTGCACCAGGACGACGACATCGTCGTCGTGGACAAACCGATCGGCGTGGCCGTGCACCCCAGCCCCGGCTGGGAAGGGCCGACGGTGATCGGCGGACTCGCCGCGGCCGGGGTCCGGATCGCCACATCCGGTGCCGCCGAACGGCAAGGCGTGGTGCACCGGCTCGACGCGGGCACCACCGGCGTCATGGTCGCGGCCAAGAGCGAGCACGCCTACACGGTGCTCAAACGGGCCTTCAAGGAACGCACCGTGGAGAAGCGCTACCACGCGCTGGTGCAGGGACATCCCGATCCGAGCAGCGGCACCATCGACGCGCCGATCGACCGCCACCCCCGGCACGACTACAAGTTCGCCGTGGTCAGCGGTGGCAAACCCAGCATCACCCACTACGAGACGGTGGAGGCGTTCCGCGCCGCGTCGCTGGTGGACGTGAAGCTGGAGACCGGGCGGACCCACCAGATCCGGGTGCACTTCTCCGCCGTCCGGCACCCCTGCGCGGGCGACTTGACCTACGGCGCGGACCCGGTGCTGGCGCGCAAGCTGGGGCTGACCAGGCAGTGGCTGCACGCGCGGATGCTCGGCTTCGAGCACCCCGCCGACGGGGAATGGGTGACGTTCACCAGCGAGTACCCGGCGGACCTGCAGGACGCGCTGGACGTGCTGCACGCGCAGGACTCGTAA
- a CDS encoding DedA family protein → MSDAVLDLVHGAMGSPWIYLVLVAFVALDAVLPSVPGEVLVVTCGVFAMSGTPNLAGVLVAGAVGGFAGDHLAYLLGRRAGGALLSRLPPGSRRRKPFEWAQRALNRRGASILIVCRFVPGCRTAAAMTAGASRLPLRMFSSCTAIGAVAYSTYFTLVGCLGGAVFRDRPLPAVLLGIGSALVIAGVVELIRYVLRKRTARRAEPERVPVGVD, encoded by the coding sequence GTGTCCGACGCCGTCTTGGACCTCGTGCACGGCGCGATGGGCTCACCGTGGATCTACCTGGTGCTCGTCGCGTTCGTCGCGCTCGACGCGGTGCTGCCGAGCGTTCCCGGGGAGGTCCTGGTGGTGACCTGCGGGGTGTTCGCGATGTCCGGCACCCCGAACCTGGCCGGGGTTCTCGTGGCAGGCGCGGTCGGCGGGTTCGCCGGGGACCACCTTGCGTACCTGCTGGGCAGGCGAGCAGGTGGCGCGCTGCTGAGCCGGCTTCCGCCGGGTTCGCGGCGCCGGAAACCGTTCGAGTGGGCGCAGCGGGCGCTGAACCGGCGCGGCGCTTCGATCTTGATCGTGTGCCGGTTCGTGCCGGGTTGCCGCACCGCGGCCGCCATGACCGCCGGGGCGAGCAGGTTGCCGCTGCGCATGTTCAGCAGCTGCACGGCGATCGGGGCCGTGGCCTACTCGACGTACTTCACGCTGGTCGGCTGCCTGGGCGGCGCGGTGTTCCGAGATCGGCCATTGCCCGCGGTGCTGCTGGGCATCGGTTCCGCGCTGGTGATCGCCGGTGTCGTCGAACTGATCCGCTACGTGCTGCGCAAGCGCACGGCACGTCGTGCCGAGCCGGAGCGCGTTCCGGTGGGTGTGGACTGA
- a CDS encoding AsnC family protein: MAAPDPVDVRLLTAVAESGRAAVHELAGRLGMDVRDVAARLAVLSTTGLPMVVGVECDPVGIRNAVAAANAWTQANSGGYPVSGPHQVQNPSGGYQVHGSPSGRQPGPGGTPSGPQPFTPAAQPASFGQQPPPRPAPHQPAQPMNTWGPPGSASWARGDQQPGAAQQPGTPHSGPNPGPQQANPQVANANAPTAKNPAPAQPASARTGKVGGKLDVDGLEGERITIQLVEVVDPADFLFTAAGYQLQEGERSVVVHTELTNRSPIPFTSLPDLYLVLVATDGSTVGKAPVSLSSRPPHRIGVPPGETAGGHTVYVLPEETELSAVRWTPRPGDDQRTLTWDITDL; this comes from the coding sequence GTGGCTGCACCTGATCCCGTGGACGTACGTCTGCTGACCGCCGTCGCCGAATCCGGCCGCGCGGCGGTGCACGAGCTCGCGGGACGGCTCGGCATGGACGTCCGGGATGTCGCCGCCCGGCTCGCGGTGTTATCCACGACCGGACTGCCGATGGTGGTCGGCGTGGAGTGCGACCCGGTCGGCATCCGCAACGCCGTCGCCGCCGCGAACGCCTGGACCCAAGCCAACAGCGGCGGCTACCCGGTGTCCGGCCCGCACCAGGTGCAGAACCCCAGCGGCGGCTACCAGGTGCACGGCTCCCCCAGCGGCAGGCAACCGGGGCCGGGCGGAACCCCCAGCGGGCCGCAGCCGTTCACCCCGGCCGCGCAGCCCGCGTCGTTCGGCCAGCAGCCTCCGCCGCGACCGGCGCCGCACCAGCCCGCGCAGCCGATGAACACGTGGGGTCCGCCGGGGTCCGCCTCGTGGGCGCGAGGTGATCAGCAGCCGGGCGCCGCCCAGCAACCCGGCACCCCCCATTCCGGGCCGAATCCCGGTCCGCAGCAGGCGAATCCGCAGGTGGCGAACGCGAACGCGCCCACCGCGAAAAACCCCGCCCCGGCCCAACCCGCGTCGGCCCGCACCGGCAAAGTCGGCGGCAAGCTCGACGTGGACGGTTTGGAAGGCGAACGGATCACCATCCAGCTCGTGGAGGTCGTCGACCCCGCCGACTTCCTGTTCACCGCAGCCGGATACCAGCTGCAGGAAGGTGAACGGTCGGTCGTCGTGCACACGGAGCTGACCAACCGCAGCCCGATACCGTTCACCTCACTGCCGGACCTGTATCTGGTCCTGGTCGCCACCGACGGCTCCACGGTGGGCAAGGCGCCGGTGTCGCTGTCCTCCCGCCCGCCGCACCGCATCGGCGTCCCGCCGGGCGAAACCGCCGGCGGCCACACCGTCTACGTGCTGCCGGAAGAGACGGAACTTTCCGCGGTCCGTTGGACACCCCGCCCAGGCGACGACCAACGCACTCTTACCTGGGATATCACTGATCTTTAA